The following proteins are co-located in the Sporolituus thermophilus DSM 23256 genome:
- the lpxD gene encoding UDP-3-O-(3-hydroxymyristoyl)glucosamine N-acyltransferase, whose amino-acid sequence MKKTLAELAELLRGEVLGDGAVAVTGVTSIDDAGPNDITFAVPPHLEKAANSGAAAVVIPATVDRFPKPAIRVDNPRAAFAQLLELFTPAPAVQRGIHPMAMVGQGVRLGENVAIMAYVVIDDGAAIGDNTVIYPHTYIGAGTQIGADTLIYPNVTIREHCRIGSRVIIHSGAVIGSDGFGFVTIGGRHKKVPQIGNVIIEDDVEIGANVAIDRATTGSTIVRAGTKIDNLVHLAHNVVIGENCFLVAQTGIAGSAKVGNNVTFAGQSGSAGHLTIGDNCVFAARTAVISDVPAGSFYAGFPARPHKEWLRGEAAIQKVPDLIKKVRDLERRLAVLEGKEKEQ is encoded by the coding sequence TTGAAAAAGACGTTGGCCGAACTGGCTGAACTCTTACGGGGCGAAGTGCTGGGCGACGGCGCGGTGGCGGTTACCGGCGTCACCAGCATCGACGATGCCGGGCCGAACGATATTACTTTTGCCGTGCCGCCCCACCTGGAGAAAGCGGCGAACTCTGGCGCCGCCGCTGTCGTCATTCCGGCGACAGTCGACCGTTTTCCCAAACCTGCCATCCGGGTGGATAATCCCCGGGCGGCATTCGCCCAGCTTTTGGAACTGTTTACACCGGCCCCGGCAGTGCAGCGGGGCATCCACCCGATGGCCATGGTTGGCCAGGGCGTCCGTCTGGGCGAGAATGTGGCCATCATGGCCTATGTGGTCATTGACGACGGCGCCGCTATCGGTGACAATACGGTAATTTATCCCCATACCTATATCGGCGCCGGCACGCAGATTGGCGCCGATACTCTGATTTATCCCAATGTAACCATTCGTGAGCACTGCCGCATCGGCAGCCGGGTAATTATCCACAGCGGCGCGGTTATCGGCAGCGACGGTTTCGGTTTTGTCACCATCGGCGGCCGGCATAAAAAGGTGCCGCAGATTGGCAACGTGATCATTGAAGATGATGTGGAAATCGGGGCCAATGTGGCCATTGACCGGGCCACCACCGGCAGCACCATCGTCCGGGCCGGAACCAAAATCGATAACCTGGTCCATCTTGCCCATAATGTGGTTATTGGCGAAAACTGCTTTCTGGTCGCTCAGACCGGCATCGCCGGCAGCGCCAAAGTGGGGAACAACGTTACCTTTGCCGGCCAGTCCGGTAGTGCCGGCCACCTGACCATCGGCGACAACTGTGTGTTCGCCGCCCGCACCGCGGTTATCAGCGACGTGCCGGCCGGCTCGTTCTACGCCGGTTTCCCGGCCCGGCCCCATAAGGAGTGGCTGCGCGGCGAGGCGGCAATCCAAAAAGTCCCTGACCTCATAAAAAAGGTGCGCGACCTCGAACGGCGGTTAGCCGTGTTAGAGGGAAAAGAAAAAGAACAATAG
- a CDS encoding OmpH family outer membrane protein, with protein sequence MNSKRKLALAVVLVFAAALLLGGCAGVGQQGVGVLDVNKVMAESPKVKQFQEQLNAKGKELTDQLEKDKPKLSQEEFQKRQEAAYGEFLKTKQDLESQIDASIKQALDQVAKEKKLGIVLYKNGVAQGGTDITDDVIKKMQ encoded by the coding sequence ATGAACAGTAAACGCAAATTGGCCCTGGCGGTCGTGCTCGTTTTTGCCGCCGCCTTACTTCTCGGCGGCTGCGCCGGCGTTGGCCAGCAGGGTGTTGGCGTATTGGACGTCAACAAAGTCATGGCCGAGAGCCCGAAAGTCAAACAGTTTCAGGAACAGCTCAACGCCAAGGGGAAGGAACTTACCGACCAGCTGGAGAAGGACAAGCCTAAATTGAGCCAGGAGGAATTCCAAAAGCGCCAGGAGGCGGCCTATGGCGAATTCCTCAAGACCAAGCAGGACCTCGAGAGCCAGATCGATGCCAGCATCAAGCAAGCGCTGGACCAGGTCGCAAAAGAGAAAAAGCTCGGTATCGTCCTGTATAAAAACGGGGTAGCCCAAGGCGGTACCGACATTACCGACGACGTGATCAAGAAAATGCAGTAA
- a CDS encoding OmpH family outer membrane protein → MFKDKKQVKFVALAVALVFLLGVAAVAVTQTTTGMAAAAGGSSNIGVVNHQLLVSQHPDMAKAQEAMQAEVDQARKDFESKAATMNDKEKQDYYLQLQQRLSLKQQELVGPVFDKVNAAIKAVADAKGLVVVLDKSQVIYGGQDITDEVMKKIGAAK, encoded by the coding sequence GTGTTCAAGGACAAAAAACAGGTAAAATTCGTAGCCTTAGCCGTAGCGCTGGTGTTTCTCCTTGGCGTTGCCGCCGTGGCGGTGACGCAGACTACTACCGGCATGGCCGCTGCCGCCGGCGGTTCCTCAAACATTGGCGTTGTCAACCACCAGCTGCTTGTTTCCCAGCACCCCGACATGGCCAAAGCCCAGGAAGCCATGCAGGCAGAAGTTGACCAGGCCAGGAAAGATTTTGAGAGCAAAGCGGCCACGATGAATGACAAGGAAAAACAGGACTACTACCTGCAGCTCCAGCAGCGGCTAAGTCTCAAGCAGCAGGAGCTGGTCGGTCCCGTGTTTGACAAAGTAAACGCCGCCATCAAGGCTGTCGCTGATGCCAAGGGCTTGGTCGTGGTCCTGGACAAAAGCCAGGTTATCTATGGCGGCCAAGACATCACCGACGAAGTTATGAAGAAAATCGGCGCAGCAAAATAG
- a CDS encoding BamA/OMP85 family outer membrane protein has protein sequence MTRNRRYGQLFLAAIFTLSIVLGALAPVMAADLAGRTVTAVAVAGNKAVAESTILAAIKTKPGDAFSADKIKEDMRAIYELGYFFDVVANFTEVPEGVKVVYTVLENPALQDVVFKGNTKVTTDKLKSLVTAEKGRTLNTKTLNDNMRAIEQYYHDQGYILARVSDVSMSPDGVLTVTINEGILEDIVVKGNDKTKKYVITREMKVKPGEPFNVKDARRSMQKVYNLGYFEDVNMKLNPGKEPNGVVLETSVVEQKTGTFSIGAGYSKADGLVGIIELGDNNFRGTGDKVKVHWEFGGNGGNNNYEFSYLRPWLDSKQTSLGFNIYNMTNEYSDYGYQGNDEALRSTYEKKRKGWDITLGRPHGEYIQNYITFKNRDDIYVRNVDEDGAPVDYSNPPAEYANYLQDNFGLTRSITLMRVYDSRDNVFNPTEGRRYSLSAEFAGGLLGGDFDFNKYTAEGRQYLKVGREQVVALRLTVGYADGKMPEAGKFAVGGADTLRGYNDDQFKGDKMIAATAEYRFPVAKKVQGVVFTDVGKAWDGDHYKLNDLKAGAGVGLRVATPIGPIRIDYAIGEQGGKTHFSFGGQF, from the coding sequence ATGACGAGAAATCGACGCTACGGGCAGCTATTTCTTGCGGCTATTTTCACACTCAGCATCGTACTTGGCGCCTTGGCGCCGGTGATGGCCGCCGACCTTGCGGGCCGGACGGTGACGGCGGTGGCCGTTGCCGGCAATAAGGCCGTGGCCGAAAGCACTATTCTGGCCGCGATCAAGACCAAGCCGGGCGATGCATTTAGTGCTGACAAGATTAAAGAGGACATGCGGGCAATTTACGAACTCGGCTATTTCTTCGATGTCGTGGCTAATTTCACCGAAGTTCCGGAAGGCGTCAAAGTAGTCTATACCGTTTTGGAAAACCCCGCTCTGCAGGACGTTGTCTTCAAAGGCAACACCAAGGTGACGACGGACAAGCTTAAGTCGCTTGTTACCGCCGAAAAGGGCAGGACGCTGAACACCAAGACGCTCAACGACAACATGCGGGCCATTGAACAGTATTACCACGACCAGGGCTATATTCTGGCACGGGTAAGCGATGTGTCCATGAGCCCGGACGGGGTGCTGACCGTGACCATTAACGAAGGCATCCTGGAAGACATTGTCGTTAAGGGCAACGACAAAACCAAGAAGTATGTCATTACCCGGGAAATGAAGGTCAAGCCGGGCGAGCCGTTCAACGTCAAGGACGCCCGCCGCAGCATGCAAAAAGTGTACAATCTCGGCTATTTCGAGGATGTCAACATGAAGCTCAATCCCGGGAAAGAGCCTAACGGCGTAGTGTTGGAAACCAGTGTTGTCGAACAAAAGACCGGTACCTTCTCCATCGGCGCCGGCTACAGCAAGGCCGACGGCCTGGTCGGCATCATCGAGCTGGGCGACAACAACTTCCGCGGCACCGGCGACAAGGTGAAAGTGCACTGGGAGTTTGGCGGCAACGGCGGCAACAACAACTACGAATTCAGCTACCTGCGGCCGTGGCTGGACAGCAAACAGACCTCCCTTGGGTTCAACATCTACAACATGACCAACGAGTACAGCGACTACGGCTACCAAGGCAATGACGAAGCGCTGCGCTCGACCTATGAGAAGAAACGCAAGGGCTGGGACATTACCCTTGGCCGGCCGCACGGCGAATATATCCAGAACTATATCACGTTTAAAAACCGGGACGACATCTATGTCCGCAACGTCGATGAAGACGGCGCGCCGGTAGACTACAGCAATCCGCCGGCCGAATACGCGAATTATCTCCAAGACAACTTCGGTCTGACCCGCAGCATTACCCTCATGCGGGTCTATGACTCCCGCGATAACGTCTTCAATCCCACCGAGGGCCGACGGTATTCGCTTTCGGCCGAGTTTGCCGGCGGTCTGCTTGGCGGTGACTTTGACTTCAACAAATACACCGCCGAAGGCCGGCAGTACCTGAAAGTCGGCCGGGAGCAAGTAGTGGCCTTGCGTCTTACCGTAGGCTATGCCGACGGTAAGATGCCGGAAGCCGGTAAGTTTGCCGTGGGCGGCGCCGACACCCTGCGCGGTTACAATGATGACCAGTTCAAGGGTGACAAAATGATTGCCGCTACGGCCGAATACCGCTTCCCGGTGGCCAAGAAGGTCCAGGGCGTTGTGTTCACCGATGTGGGCAAGGCCTGGGACGGTGACCATTATAAGCTCAACGACCTGAAGGCCGGCGCCGGCGTTGGCCTCAGGGTAGCCACCCCGATTGGACCCATTCGCATTGATTACGCCATCGGCGAACAAGGCGGCAAGACCCACTTCAGCTTCGGCGGCCAGTTCTAA
- a CDS encoding sigma-70 family RNA polymerase sigma factor has translation MLFAQYLDELKKIRLLEPEEEAALWRGFKADGCLDCRRRLIEHYQPLVFKEAMRWRAREQVVMDLIQEGTVGLIEAVENFEPERGVAFSLYAPHRIRGRMLSYIEREGKREWASIDSPAGEIDGDTLADRLVDEAAPVPEQAERNFLIEQVLQALGRLPAKEQLVLSGMYLQEREPKQLAEALDMSLSHLYRLQKQGIRRVRGMLSRLMHELKVK, from the coding sequence ATGCTTTTTGCCCAGTATCTGGATGAACTGAAGAAAATCCGCCTGCTCGAGCCGGAGGAGGAAGCGGCGTTGTGGCGCGGCTTCAAAGCCGATGGCTGTCTCGACTGCCGCCGCCGGCTGATCGAGCACTACCAACCCCTGGTCTTCAAAGAGGCCATGCGCTGGCGGGCGCGCGAGCAGGTTGTCATGGACCTTATCCAGGAGGGTACCGTCGGTCTCATCGAGGCGGTGGAAAACTTTGAGCCCGAGCGGGGCGTAGCCTTCAGTCTTTATGCCCCGCACCGCATCCGCGGCCGGATGCTCAGTTATATTGAGCGGGAAGGCAAACGGGAGTGGGCGTCCATTGACAGCCCGGCGGGCGAGATTGATGGCGATACGCTGGCCGACCGGTTGGTGGATGAGGCGGCGCCCGTTCCCGAGCAGGCCGAGCGCAACTTTTTAATCGAGCAGGTGCTGCAGGCGCTGGGGCGGTTACCGGCCAAAGAGCAGCTGGTGCTGAGCGGCATGTACCTCCAGGAGCGGGAACCTAAGCAGCTGGCTGAGGCGCTGGACATGAGCCTGTCCCACCTGTACCGCCTGCAGAAGCAGGGCATCCGCCGCGTACGGGGCATGCTGTCCAGGCTGATGCACGAACTAAAAGTAAAATAA
- a CDS encoding translocation/assembly module TamB domain-containing protein — translation MRQKSLFLLVIAAIVAIVAGAVWCGQSQTVLAGMQDRVAQELGRAAGGRVTFARVEVTGYNKLSFYDAAVYNARGERLVASERVTVTIGLMSLLGGHVGPEAVTAVTLERPALELVQRHDGQWNVQDILNRRGRDGAAFRARITLADGTVSVRSPQGTWQAQRVSGTIDFVHNPTIFLKLDSTIDGAKVAAEGTLNTDGQGVVRLTAAEAPLARLAALAPADSKVKLTAGNAYDVILTVRRDGQGITYAGEARIADAALDIDGVPIRDGSALLTITPQNLYLYKGKATIYGQTVTVHGRVALDTSEPVLNLAVASAAFDPAALGYGPLQGPLALKVTVAGAATNPVVSGEVFLRDGYLAGYPVTSLRTKILLQNKVLTVTDAAANIFGGRIVANGTVDLSGQNYELDVKASNLDAAALPGVSSRLSGRVGCDLFVAGQTGKMPTVAGGIVVVQGGQAAGVPFDELKAGLYKSGEQITFDYINIKTGQGLLTASGKATGQVLDLAVHGYQVPLAALAQAARGLPLDGTAEFSGTVTGTLDRPEASITFTAANGRVLHQPFRTATGALSLQAGRLVLDNIVAVNGPAVYRVSGTIGLTGAQEVNLAVTTRQVRAENLIALVAPGERLTGNVDSDLVLTGPVRNPNAVGTVTLTEGSFRGQLIARAVGHFHRRDGVTVIDDALIHSLNTEIRLSGRVDANNELNIKLAAQDIDLARFNYGLPYPVAGQATFSGALTGPADAPVFQGEVTAAKLVLNGREVENVRGAISVSAGRIQIPHFGFSQAQGSYAFSGAFDLNTRWVYGNLDVTNGDLAGLLAIVRIPAKGIEGRLDGHVLVNGAADRPNLAVTGRLRQGKIKNYPLDSIDLDVELTNNILTIHNFTAHQGQGILAARGTADLDGPLNLEVGGRDLDAGLLTAWFDAAVTTKGKLSFAAQVSGTAKHPHTAVSMEIAGGQLGSATFDSLYGLFIIDSGSIRVDQILLTKGPYRASAYGVIPLAALSREGRSQASIADQMDLKLRLEQANLSILPLLTREVAWAAGETKGELTIGGTLAEPTLNGQVRILSGAVKLASLAEPIQNVAVDIQFAGDKINIKSFDGQMGGGSYRLAGTLRLKGMAIDDYDLLLVLDKLGVSHKYFHGPLNGTLTLTGRGGKPLLSGRLLLDNVDIDIPLVPEFGTADWDMGLDVEVVAGNKARLHNPYMYDIIVTGRAKFAGTVRQPAATGRFEAVRGTVSYLRTPFRIKEGRAEFTQFGSFEPVIHLSAETRLERTQVRLDLHGPLTAMEMRLTSEPAMSQQEILSLLTLRSRYFDKQKSGSTGRDAGLDREEVMSLLDVGLQMRFIAEMEDAFRRAFGLDEFRVVRGTLAADGQTDKDATDKAERELYTDREVYNIEISKYVNDRLMFSYTLGVGHNERTIGFRYDLTRRFSITGSVDEQNRRRFGLETRFSF, via the coding sequence ATGCGTCAAAAGTCCCTGTTTTTACTCGTTATTGCCGCTATCGTCGCGATTGTTGCCGGCGCTGTCTGGTGCGGGCAAAGTCAGACGGTGCTGGCCGGCATGCAGGACCGGGTGGCCCAAGAGCTCGGCCGCGCCGCAGGCGGGCGGGTGACCTTCGCCCGGGTGGAAGTAACCGGCTATAACAAGCTGAGCTTTTACGACGCGGCTGTTTATAACGCCCGGGGAGAGCGGTTGGTCGCCAGCGAGCGCGTTACCGTCACGATTGGCTTGATGAGCCTGCTTGGCGGGCATGTCGGTCCGGAAGCTGTCACCGCCGTAACGCTGGAGCGGCCGGCGCTGGAGCTTGTTCAGCGCCATGACGGCCAGTGGAACGTGCAGGATATTCTTAACCGCCGCGGCCGGGACGGGGCAGCTTTCCGGGCCCGCATCACCCTGGCGGACGGCACGGTCAGCGTACGCAGCCCGCAAGGGACGTGGCAGGCGCAGCGGGTCAGCGGCACCATTGATTTCGTACATAATCCGACAATATTCCTTAAGCTGGATAGCACCATCGATGGGGCGAAGGTTGCGGCCGAAGGAACGCTAAATACCGACGGCCAGGGCGTAGTCCGGCTGACGGCGGCAGAGGCTCCCTTAGCGCGCCTGGCCGCGCTGGCGCCGGCCGACAGTAAGGTTAAGCTCACCGCCGGCAATGCCTATGACGTCATACTTACCGTGCGGCGGGACGGGCAGGGTATAACCTATGCCGGCGAGGCGCGCATTGCCGACGCCGCCCTAGATATCGACGGCGTCCCTATTCGCGATGGCAGCGCGCTGCTGACCATAACGCCGCAAAACCTTTATTTATACAAAGGCAAGGCTACTATCTACGGCCAGACGGTCACCGTGCACGGCCGGGTTGCCCTCGATACGAGCGAGCCGGTGCTCAATCTCGCGGTGGCGTCGGCGGCCTTTGACCCGGCGGCTTTGGGCTACGGGCCGCTGCAGGGACCGCTCGCCCTTAAAGTGACGGTTGCCGGAGCGGCGACCAATCCCGTCGTGTCCGGCGAAGTATTCTTGCGGGACGGATATCTCGCCGGCTACCCCGTAACGAGTCTGCGAACGAAAATCTTGCTGCAAAATAAAGTCCTCACCGTCACTGACGCTGCCGCCAACATCTTCGGCGGCCGTATTGTCGCAAACGGTACGGTGGATCTGTCCGGCCAAAACTATGAGCTGGATGTGAAAGCAAGCAACCTGGACGCCGCCGCGCTGCCCGGCGTGTCTTCCCGGCTAAGCGGCCGCGTCGGTTGCGACCTCTTTGTCGCCGGTCAGACAGGAAAAATGCCGACCGTCGCCGGCGGCATAGTCGTGGTGCAAGGCGGACAGGCGGCCGGCGTGCCGTTTGACGAGCTCAAAGCCGGCCTGTATAAATCCGGTGAACAGATTACGTTCGATTATATAAATATTAAAACCGGTCAAGGCCTGCTGACCGCCAGTGGAAAAGCGACAGGGCAGGTACTCGACCTGGCCGTCCACGGTTATCAGGTGCCCCTGGCGGCGCTGGCGCAGGCCGCTCGCGGTTTGCCCCTTGACGGTACGGCCGAGTTCAGCGGTACGGTGACCGGCACGCTCGATCGTCCGGAAGCCAGCATCACTTTCACCGCCGCCAACGGCCGCGTCCTTCATCAGCCGTTCCGGACGGCGACCGGCGCCCTCAGCCTGCAGGCCGGCCGGCTGGTGCTGGATAATATCGTCGCCGTGAACGGGCCGGCCGTCTACCGGGTGAGCGGGACGATTGGCCTTACCGGAGCCCAGGAAGTCAATCTCGCGGTGACGACTCGCCAGGTGCGGGCCGAGAACCTTATTGCCCTGGTGGCGCCCGGTGAGCGCCTGACCGGTAATGTGGATAGCGACCTGGTGCTCACCGGGCCGGTTAGAAACCCCAATGCCGTCGGGACGGTAACGCTGACCGAGGGCAGCTTCCGCGGTCAGTTGATTGCCAGAGCGGTTGGCCACTTCCACCGCCGGGATGGCGTCACGGTTATTGATGACGCGCTCATTCACTCGCTTAACACGGAAATTCGGCTTAGCGGCCGCGTGGACGCCAATAATGAGCTCAATATTAAGCTGGCCGCCCAGGACATCGACCTGGCCCGGTTCAACTATGGTCTGCCGTATCCGGTTGCCGGCCAGGCCACCTTTAGCGGCGCCCTGACCGGTCCGGCTGACGCCCCTGTTTTCCAGGGGGAAGTGACGGCGGCCAAATTGGTCCTCAACGGCCGCGAAGTGGAAAACGTGCGCGGCGCCATCAGCGTCAGCGCGGGCCGGATTCAGATTCCTCATTTCGGCTTTAGTCAGGCCCAGGGGTCTTACGCCTTCAGCGGCGCCTTTGATCTAAATACCCGCTGGGTGTACGGCAACCTCGACGTAACGAACGGCGACCTGGCCGGCCTGCTGGCCATTGTGCGCATACCGGCCAAGGGCATTGAGGGGCGGCTGGACGGCCATGTCCTGGTCAACGGCGCTGCCGACCGGCCGAATCTGGCTGTTACCGGACGGCTCCGGCAGGGCAAAATCAAGAATTATCCCCTTGACAGCATTGACCTTGATGTCGAGCTCACTAACAATATCCTTACCATCCATAATTTCACAGCTCACCAGGGGCAGGGAATTTTGGCGGCTCGCGGCACCGCCGACCTGGACGGACCGCTTAACTTGGAGGTCGGCGGCCGGGACCTCGACGCCGGCCTGCTTACGGCCTGGTTTGACGCGGCGGTGACCACCAAAGGCAAACTAAGCTTCGCCGCCCAGGTTTCCGGCACGGCTAAGCATCCCCACACGGCGGTATCCATGGAGATTGCCGGCGGCCAGCTGGGCAGCGCCACCTTTGACAGCCTGTATGGCCTGTTTATCATTGACAGCGGCAGTATCCGCGTCGACCAAATCCTGCTGACCAAAGGCCCCTACCGGGCCAGCGCCTACGGCGTTATCCCGCTGGCGGCGCTCAGCCGCGAAGGGCGAAGCCAGGCGAGCATCGCCGACCAGATGGACCTGAAATTGCGCCTGGAACAAGCCAACCTCAGCATTCTGCCGCTCCTCACGCGGGAAGTGGCTTGGGCGGCCGGCGAAACGAAAGGCGAGCTGACCATCGGCGGCACGCTGGCCGAGCCGACCCTCAATGGACAGGTTCGTATCCTGAGCGGGGCGGTCAAACTGGCTTCGCTCGCCGAGCCAATCCAGAATGTGGCGGTTGATATTCAGTTTGCCGGTGATAAAATTAATATAAAAAGCTTTGACGGGCAGATGGGCGGCGGGTCCTACCGTCTGGCCGGTACGCTGCGCCTAAAAGGGATGGCGATTGATGACTACGATCTGCTTCTTGTCCTTGATAAACTGGGCGTCAGCCACAAATATTTCCACGGCCCGCTAAACGGGACCTTGACCCTGACCGGCCGCGGCGGCAAGCCGCTCTTGAGCGGCCGGTTGCTACTCGACAATGTCGACATCGACATCCCGCTCGTGCCTGAATTCGGCACGGCCGACTGGGATATGGGGCTGGACGTGGAAGTGGTGGCCGGCAACAAGGCTAGGTTGCATAACCCGTATATGTACGATATCATTGTCACGGGCCGGGCCAAGTTCGCCGGCACTGTCCGGCAGCCTGCCGCGACCGGCCGCTTTGAGGCGGTGCGCGGCACGGTCAGTTATTTGCGCACCCCCTTCCGCATTAAGGAAGGCCGGGCCGAGTTCACCCAGTTCGGTTCCTTTGAACCGGTCATCCACCTGAGCGCCGAAACGCGCTTGGAACGGACGCAGGTGCGGCTTGACCTCCACGGCCCGCTAACCGCCATGGAAATGCGTCTCACCTCCGAGCCCGCCATGAGCCAGCAGGAAATTCTGTCCCTGCTCACTTTGCGCAGCCGCTACTTTGACAAGCAGAAGAGCGGCAGCACCGGGCGGGATGCCGGTCTTGACCGGGAGGAAGTGATGAGCCTCCTCGACGTGGGCTTGCAGATGCGCTTCATTGCCGAGATGGAAGATGCCTTCCGCCGCGCCTTTGGTCTTGACGAATTCCGCGTGGTCCGCGGCACCCTGGCGGCGGACGGCCAGACCGATAAAGACGCGACGGACAAAGCGGAGCGGGAGCTCTACACCGACCGCGAGGTCTATAACATCGAAATCAGCAAGTATGTAAATGACCGGCTGATGTTCAGCTACACGCTGGGGGTCGGGCACAACGAGCGGACGATTGGTTTTCGCTACGACCTGACTCGCCGCTTCAGCATTACCGGCTCGGTCGATGAACAAAACCGCCGCCGGTTTGGCCTGGAAACACGGTTTAGTTTTTAG
- a CDS encoding TolC family protein produces MTGQAYWKKCITAAVIGGLLAVNTAAALAAPVELTLEESIALALKNNPAVKIAEADKETAAGKVTEAKGGKLPTLSYSFSAARSDVPASSSSPDMIIDKFDNKVTLTLPLYTGGKLEGLIDQAKLGLKAADLGVVKSQQQVKLDATTAYFNLLQARNMVKLNQESVDRLAAHLKNVQAQYEVGTVAKSDVLRSEVELANAEQNLIKAQNSYDLAVAGLNNVIGLPLDTEISVKDDLQYVKYPLTLEEAIDYALKNRPEVAQADLNVKSAEEGIQVAKSGRRPTVSFQGSQAWSDTDPGTSSDTWALGLSASFNIFDGNVTGAKIKQADAALAKAQEQARQTRDAVQLEVRQAYLSLKEAEKRIETTKVAVDKAEEDYKIAQVRYSAGVGTNLDVMDAQVALTQAKTNYVQALYDYNTSKAKLDKAMGVPVK; encoded by the coding sequence ATGACGGGACAAGCCTATTGGAAAAAGTGCATTACCGCAGCCGTCATCGGCGGGCTGCTGGCGGTCAATACTGCAGCCGCATTGGCGGCGCCGGTAGAGCTGACTCTGGAGGAAAGCATCGCGCTCGCGCTCAAGAACAACCCGGCGGTAAAAATCGCCGAGGCCGATAAGGAAACGGCTGCCGGCAAGGTAACCGAGGCCAAAGGCGGTAAACTGCCGACATTGAGTTATAGCTTTTCGGCCGCCCGGTCGGATGTTCCGGCAAGTTCATCCTCGCCGGACATGATTATTGATAAATTTGACAATAAAGTCACCCTTACCCTGCCCCTTTATACCGGCGGCAAGCTCGAGGGCCTTATTGACCAGGCCAAACTGGGGCTGAAAGCGGCCGATCTGGGGGTAGTCAAATCGCAGCAACAGGTAAAGCTTGATGCCACCACCGCTTACTTCAATCTCCTGCAGGCCCGCAACATGGTTAAACTCAACCAGGAGTCGGTAGACCGGCTGGCAGCCCACCTGAAGAACGTGCAGGCCCAGTATGAGGTAGGCACGGTGGCCAAATCGGACGTGCTGCGTTCCGAAGTGGAACTGGCCAATGCCGAGCAGAACCTGATTAAAGCCCAGAACAGCTATGACCTGGCGGTGGCCGGCCTCAACAATGTTATTGGCCTGCCGCTGGACACCGAAATTTCGGTCAAGGACGACCTCCAGTACGTTAAATATCCCCTTACCCTGGAAGAGGCAATTGATTATGCCCTCAAAAACCGGCCGGAGGTTGCCCAGGCCGACCTCAATGTTAAGAGCGCCGAAGAAGGAATACAAGTAGCCAAAAGCGGCCGGCGGCCGACCGTGTCTTTCCAAGGCAGCCAGGCCTGGTCCGATACCGATCCGGGTACTAGCAGTGACACCTGGGCGCTGGGGCTGTCGGCCAGCTTCAATATTTTCGACGGCAACGTGACCGGCGCCAAAATCAAGCAGGCCGACGCCGCCTTGGCCAAAGCGCAGGAACAGGCGCGCCAGACGCGGGATGCGGTTCAGCTGGAAGTGCGCCAGGCCTATCTCAGCCTGAAAGAAGCGGAAAAACGCATCGAAACAACGAAAGTGGCCGTTGACAAGGCCGAGGAAGACTACAAGATCGCCCAGGTCCGCTACAGTGCCGGGGTGGGCACCAACCTGGACGTCATGGATGCCCAGGTCGCCCTGACGCAGGCGAAGACCAACTATGTGCAGGCCCTCTATGACTACAATACCAGCAAAGCCAAACTGGACAAAGCCATGGGCGTTCCTGTCAAATAA
- a CDS encoding Uma2 family endonuclease — protein sequence MAEAASKLDRRYTYRDYLGWQDGERWELIGGAVYNMTPVPSRQHQALVGNIFAALHAYFRDKTCEVYVAPFDVRLPAAGEDPDAASNVVQPDIVVVCDKAKLDDRGCLGAPDLVVEVVSPDTAKKDMAEKLDLYERAGVKEYWIVHPGDQTVMVFCLGDDGKYGRHKMYEKGETLAAAIFPELVIELAEIFA from the coding sequence ATGGCAGAGGCGGCGTCAAAACTTGACCGGCGCTATACGTACCGCGACTATCTTGGTTGGCAGGACGGCGAGCGGTGGGAACTTATCGGCGGAGCGGTTTATAATATGACACCGGTGCCGTCGCGGCAGCATCAGGCCTTGGTTGGTAATATTTTTGCGGCCTTGCACGCTTACTTCCGCGATAAAACCTGCGAGGTATATGTCGCGCCGTTTGACGTGCGGCTACCGGCGGCGGGTGAGGATCCGGACGCCGCGAGCAATGTGGTTCAGCCCGATATTGTCGTGGTATGCGATAAAGCCAAACTGGACGACCGGGGCTGCCTAGGAGCGCCAGACCTGGTCGTGGAAGTGGTGTCGCCCGATACCGCCAAGAAAGATATGGCCGAGAAGCTCGACTTATATGAGCGGGCGGGCGTGAAAGAGTACTGGATCGTCCATCCGGGCGATCAGACCGTCATGGTCTTTTGCCTAGGTGATGATGGCAAGTACGGACGGCATAAGATGTACGAAAAAGGGGAAACCCTGGCGGCAGCAATATTTCCCGAGCTTGTCATCGAGCTGGCGGAAATTTTTGCCTAA